GCACGTGAGTTCTTTTCTGAGCTTGGCGGCGAGCAACATCAGCTGGTTCCATTTAAAGGCCGCGAGCTAACTGCTCAGCAGTTGATTGATGCGGATGTGTTGCTTGTTCGCTCGATCACAAAAGTGAATGAGGCATTGCTTGCTGACGCCCAGCAATTAAAGTTTGTGGGTACAGCTACAATTGGCGTTGACCATATTGATCAGAAGTACTTAGCTGAGCGCAACATTAAGTTTTCATCGGCACCTGGCTGCAACGCTATTTCTGTAGCGGAATTTGTGATCAGTAGCTTGGTGGTGCTCGCCGAGCGATACCAATTATCATTATCTGATAAATCAGTTGGCATTGTCGGGGCTGGTAATACCGGTTCTAGGCTTGCTGAAAAGCTTAATGCTATAGGGATTCACTATAAGTTGTGCGATCCGCTATTGGCGGATGCTGGCGATAATCGCGAGTTTGTCTCATTAGACGAGGCGTTAGCCTGCGATATTGTGTCACTGCACGTGCCGCTGACTCGCAGTGGCGAACACCCAACCTTTCATTTGCTTGATGAAGCAAAATTGCATGCTTTTAACGAGCAGCAAATTCTGATTAACGCTTGTCGTGGTGAGGTGATTGATAACCAAGCGTTATTAGCACTCAAACAGCAAGGCCATGGGCTCACCTTAGTGATGGATGTTTGGGAAGGCGAGCCAAATGTGTTAACAGAACTTATCCCTTTTGCTGATTTGGCAAGCGCCCATATTGCTGGTTATAGCTTAGAAGGAAAAGCTCGTGGTACACAAATGTTGTATCAGGCAGTATGTCAAATGCTAGAAATTGAAGGTAATAAGCAGTTAGCTGACTTTTTACCTAAGCCAAATATTGGCAGTGTAAAATTAAATCCAGATAGAAAAAGAAATCAGGAATTTGATGAAATATTGCTAAACCAGTTAGTAAAAATGGTATACGATGTCAGACGTGACGATGGCATCTTTCGTCAACAACTCTCTCGCTTTGGCTTTGACCATATCCGAAAGAATTACCCAGTTCGTCGGGAATTTTCTTCGTTGGCAATTTCAGGCGAAAACAGCTCATTGAATACGCTGGTTCAACTGGGCTTTAATAGGCTGGCTGATAACGCCTAAAGATTAGTAAAAATAAGATAAACGTAAGATAGAGGAAGAAAAATAGCATGGCGCAAAAATATGATGTATGTGTACTTGGTGCAACGGGACTCGTGGGTAAAACCATTATTGAAATTCTTGAACAACGTGACTTTCCCGTAAACAAACTCTATCCACTTGCGAGTGCGCGCTCTGCTGGTCAGTTTATTGAATTTAACGGTGAAAGCATTGAAGTGCTTGATGCTGACAATTTTGATTGGAGCCAAGCGCAAATTGGTTTCTTCTCAGCAGGTGGTGCTACGTCAGCAAAATATGCCCCAATGGCAGGCGATGCAGGTTGTATCGTGATTGATAACACGTCAGAATTTCGTTACGAACCAGACATTCCGTTAGTTGTACCAGAAGTAAACCCTGGTGCACTAGCTGATTACCGCAATCGCAATATTATTGCTAACCCTAACTGTTCAACCATTCAGATGATGGTGGCGTTAAAACCAATTCAAGACGCTGCCGGTATTGATCGCATCAACGTTTGTACTTATCAATCAGTTTCTGGTGCGGGTAAGGAAGCAATGGATGAGTTAGCTAAGCAATGTGCTGACTTATTAAGTGGCAAGCCGGTTGAAAGCAAAAGCTTTTCACGTCAAATTGCCTTTAACGTAATCCCACAAATCGATGTATTCCAAGATAACGGTTACACCAAAGAAGAAATGAAAATGGTGTGGGAGACTAAAAAGATTTTTGGCGACGAAAATATTTTGGTTAACCCAACGGCTGTACGTGTACCTGTATTCTATGGCCACGCTGAAGCTATTCACATTGAAACTCGCACACAAACTTCAGCTGAAGAAGTAAAAGCCCTGCTCAGCCAAGCTCCGGGTGTGGTGTTATGTGAAGACGATCAAGACTTCCCAACGCAAATTGGTGATGCGAGCGGCAAAGACGAGACTTTTGTTGGTCGTATTCGCGAAGATATTAGCCACCCGAATGGTATTAACTTATGGGTTGTGGCAGACAATGTGCGCAAAGGGGCGGCAACAAACAGTATTCAAATTGCTGAGCTATTAATTAAAGAATACTTGTAATACACATTACAAAAATTCGTAAAGAAATAGAAGGGTTAGCCGTTAACATTAGCGGTTAACCCTTTTTTTGTTGCCGTTTATTTACGCTGTTCTTGGCAGAAAGTGATTGAATTCTTGATCAAGGACAGGGTTTTACCGCTTGCTACGCATATCTATTTATCGCTAGCATAGACGATAGCCGAGACTTGGAATAAACTTTGCTTTGCTCTAGCTGGGTGTAACCGCCAGTTTTTTGGCAATTTATTAGAATAATTAGGAAAGACTTAATGCTGCGCTTACTTAGCCTGTGCTTGTTGCAGGTGTTAATCGTTGGACTTTTATTGGCGAGTACGCCTTCGGTTTCAGCACAAGATACCGGAATTCGAATTCGCGGGCCCAAAAGCACAGATGTTTTTCCTCATGACCGCTATGGTCCTATAACCAGCAGCGATACACTATGGAAAATCGCGTTAGCGATCCGACC
This Thalassotalea euphylliae DNA region includes the following protein-coding sequences:
- a CDS encoding 4-phosphoerythronate dehydrogenase gives rise to the protein MKIFFDENMPFAREFFSELGGEQHQLVPFKGRELTAQQLIDADVLLVRSITKVNEALLADAQQLKFVGTATIGVDHIDQKYLAERNIKFSSAPGCNAISVAEFVISSLVVLAERYQLSLSDKSVGIVGAGNTGSRLAEKLNAIGIHYKLCDPLLADAGDNREFVSLDEALACDIVSLHVPLTRSGEHPTFHLLDEAKLHAFNEQQILINACRGEVIDNQALLALKQQGHGLTLVMDVWEGEPNVLTELIPFADLASAHIAGYSLEGKARGTQMLYQAVCQMLEIEGNKQLADFLPKPNIGSVKLNPDRKRNQEFDEILLNQLVKMVYDVRRDDGIFRQQLSRFGFDHIRKNYPVRREFSSLAISGENSSLNTLVQLGFNRLADNA
- a CDS encoding aspartate-semialdehyde dehydrogenase; translation: MAQKYDVCVLGATGLVGKTIIEILEQRDFPVNKLYPLASARSAGQFIEFNGESIEVLDADNFDWSQAQIGFFSAGGATSAKYAPMAGDAGCIVIDNTSEFRYEPDIPLVVPEVNPGALADYRNRNIIANPNCSTIQMMVALKPIQDAAGIDRINVCTYQSVSGAGKEAMDELAKQCADLLSGKPVESKSFSRQIAFNVIPQIDVFQDNGYTKEEMKMVWETKKIFGDENILVNPTAVRVPVFYGHAEAIHIETRTQTSAEEVKALLSQAPGVVLCEDDQDFPTQIGDASGKDETFVGRIREDISHPNGINLWVVADNVRKGAATNSIQIAELLIKEYL